In Longimicrobium sp., the following proteins share a genomic window:
- a CDS encoding mercuric reductase has product MNTADSAAPRILPLAEAPVGEHDRRLLETVHPSSWSNPTPKSSYHLVVLGAGTAGLVTAAIGAALGARVALVERGLMGGDCLNVGCVPSKALIRAARGWKAAADAAERFGGPPSAGDGDFAAAMERMRRIRADLSPVDGARRFRDELGVDVFLGEGRFVSGDALEVGGARLRFRRAVVATGGRPAVPRIAGLAEVGYLTNETIFSLTERPEHLVVIGGGPIGCELAQAFVRLGSRVTVLDDKDQILPHDDPDAAAIVADALRRDGVEIVLGVKVERVARDGATVNVRWTRGGAAASIDASHLLIAAGRAPNVEHMGLEAAGVEWNEHGVTVDEHMRTTSARIYAIGDVASKYRFTHAADAQARMVVRNALFFGRGKASDLVIPWCTYTSPEVAHVGITAGEAKEQGDETITIPMREVDRARLDGEEDGFLRVHLKAGTDRILGATLVASHAGDLISQITQAMTAGIGLGKVGQTIFPYPTQAEVIRKAADAWSRTRLTPAARKAFSLFFRALR; this is encoded by the coding sequence CGGCGCCTGCTGGAGACGGTGCATCCATCCTCGTGGAGCAACCCCACTCCGAAGTCGAGCTATCACCTGGTGGTGCTCGGCGCGGGGACGGCGGGGCTGGTGACGGCGGCCATCGGCGCGGCGCTGGGGGCGCGCGTGGCGCTGGTGGAGCGCGGGCTGATGGGCGGCGATTGCCTGAACGTGGGGTGCGTCCCCTCCAAGGCGCTGATCCGCGCTGCCCGCGGGTGGAAGGCGGCCGCCGACGCCGCGGAGCGCTTCGGCGGTCCGCCCTCCGCCGGCGACGGTGACTTTGCCGCTGCGATGGAGCGCATGCGCCGCATCCGCGCCGACCTGAGTCCGGTGGATGGCGCGCGCCGCTTCCGCGATGAGTTGGGGGTCGACGTCTTTCTCGGTGAGGGGCGCTTCGTGTCCGGGGATGCGCTGGAGGTGGGAGGCGCGCGACTTCGCTTCCGCCGCGCGGTGGTTGCCACCGGAGGGCGCCCCGCCGTCCCGCGCATCGCTGGGCTGGCGGAGGTGGGCTACCTGACGAACGAGACGATCTTCTCGCTGACGGAGCGCCCGGAGCACCTCGTCGTCATCGGAGGCGGGCCGATCGGGTGCGAGCTGGCGCAGGCGTTCGTTCGCCTTGGCAGCCGCGTCACCGTACTGGACGACAAGGACCAGATCCTCCCCCACGACGACCCCGACGCCGCGGCCATCGTCGCGGACGCGCTCCGCCGCGACGGTGTGGAGATCGTGCTGGGAGTAAAGGTGGAGCGGGTGGCGCGCGACGGTGCGACGGTCAACGTGCGCTGGACGCGGGGCGGAGCGGCCGCGAGCATCGACGCCAGCCACCTCCTGATCGCCGCCGGCCGCGCGCCGAATGTGGAACACATGGGGCTGGAAGCCGCGGGCGTGGAGTGGAACGAGCACGGCGTGACGGTGGACGAGCATATGCGCACCACCAGCGCGCGCATCTACGCCATCGGAGACGTGGCGTCGAAGTATCGCTTCACCCACGCCGCCGATGCCCAGGCGCGCATGGTGGTGCGGAACGCCCTCTTCTTCGGCCGCGGCAAGGCGTCCGACCTGGTGATCCCCTGGTGCACCTACACCTCGCCCGAAGTGGCGCACGTGGGCATCACCGCGGGCGAGGCGAAGGAACAGGGCGACGAGACCATCACCATCCCGATGCGCGAGGTGGACCGCGCGCGCCTCGATGGCGAGGAGGACGGCTTCCTTCGCGTGCACCTGAAGGCCGGCACGGACCGCATCCTCGGCGCCACCCTCGTCGCTTCCCACGCCGGCGACCTCATCAGCCAGATCACCCAAGCGATGACCGCCGGCATCGGGCTGGGCAAAGTGGGCCAGACGATCTTCCCCTATCCCACGCAGGCCGAGGTCATCCGCAAAGCCGCCGACGCCTGGAGCCGCACCCGCCTCACGCCCGCCGCCAGGAAGGCGTTCAGCCTCTTCTTCCGCGCGCTGCGTTAG